Part of the Leucobacter insecticola genome is shown below.
CATCATGCTGATTCTGTGTTTACTCATCGGGCACCAATACAGGTGTGTCGCGGTTCAGGCTTTCCCCGCGGAAATATGCCTTGGAATTGGGTCGCAGCCACCACAGACCCATAAGCACGAAGCCGATCAGGATCGCGCCGACGCCGATGACAAACGCGCCGCCGACCCCGAAGAGCACGGTGTAGCTGTACTCGACACTGATCATGTCGATCGCCGATTGCACGAAGGCGTATCCGAGCATCAGGCCGCCGAGGGTGGGCAGGATCCCGCGCATCCACAGATTGCGGGCGCTCTTGCCGAGAGTGTCGCGGAAGTACCAGACACACGCGAACGAGGTAATGGAGTAGTAAAGCGCAACAGCGAGGCCCATAGAAGTGAGGGAATCAGCAAGCATGTCTTCGGAGAGGATCGACATCCCGACATAGTAGACGATGGCGGCCGCACCCATCACGGTCGTCGAGAACCACGGCGTCTTGAACTTGGGGTGCAATTCCGCGAACTTTGCGGGCAGCGCGCGGTAGACCGCCATCGAGAGCGTGCCGCGGGCGGTGGGCAGGATCGTGGTCTGTGTCGATGAAGCAGCAGACAGCATCACACCGAGCAGCAGGAACCAGCCCCACGGGCCAAAGAGCGCGCCGCCGAGCACGGTGAACACGTCATCGATGTTCTCCGGGTTAGTGAGACCCAAGCCTTCGGATTTGAAACCGGCGAACATCATGACTGCCACTGAGATGCCGACGTAGAGCACAATGAGTACCGCGATGCTTGACAGGGCGGCACGACCTGGAGTCTTACGCGGGTTCTTGGTCTCCTCGTTGAGCGCGAGGCACGTGTCCCAGCCCCAGTAGATGAAGAGTGCAAGCAGCACGGCCTCCATGAAGCCAGACCAGGAGGTGAGCTGTGCGGGGTTGAACCAGTTCCAGTCAAAGTCGATAGAGCCGGGGTTGCTTCCGCTCAGTGAGTGGAAGAGCGCGAGGCCGCCGAAGAGTGCCATAGCGACGATCTGGATCGTCATGAGCACCATCTGCAGGCGCTCACCGATCTGCACACCGACCGTGCTCACGAAGGTCATGATCGCCATAAAGACCACCGAGGTGATGATGACGATGGTGCGGTTCGCGGCGAACTCTTCATTGCCGAGGAGGAGCCAGAAGTACTGTCCGGTAATCTCGCCGACGTTGGCGAGCACCATCACGGAGGCGACCGCGACCGACCAGCCGCCGATCCAGCCGGTAACGGGCCAAACGCCTTGGCACCCCATACAAACGTCGTGCCGCAGTCCGGCATCTCACGATTCAATTCTTGGTAGGCGAAAGCCGCGAAGACCATCGGGATACACGCGACGATGAACACGAGCGGAGCTTGGGCACCCACCGCAATGATCACATAGCCAAGTGTCGCTGCGAGCGAGTAGAGCGGAGCGGTTGAAGCGAGGCCGATGACGGTCGAGCCGACCACGCCAAGGGTGCCTTCACTGAGACCCTTGCCAACATGAATGTGGCCAGTTTCGGTGGCGTTATCCAGCGTCTTCTTCGACATACGCGTCTGCTTTCATGCTGTTCGATTTCGGTGGGCTCGATGCTGAGCCGAGCCCATCCTACTGAAGAATTGGCGAAGCCCTGAACGGCTTGTAGAAACCCATCACTGAGGATCATTGCAAACGACATACGGGAAGACCCCGGCACTGCGCAGAGGTGGTGCCGGGGCCGTCTCGAAGCGCTGGTATGCCCTTCAAGTTGGCTGGGTGTGGCCCTCGCACTCAGGAGCGATGCGACATCGCTGCGGTAATGGCGTCCGCCGCGCGGGGGTGCGCAAAGGTGAATCCGGCTGCCTCCAGCACCCGGGGTGCGGTGTTTGCATCCGTGAGGAGAAGGGACTCGGCGGTGTCTCTGCCGAGACCCAGGCGAAGCGCCCACGCGGGTGCGGGAAGCAAGAACGGGCGACGCAGCGTTCGCGCGAGTTCCGCGCCGATGTCGGTTGCGGTCGCGGGGGTCGGACCGCAGAGATTCACGGGACCGGCAACGTCCGAATCGATGAGGTGCCGGATCGCGCGCACTTCGTCCTCGAGCGAAATCCAGGGCCAGATCTGAGTGCCCGTGCCGAGCGGTCCGCTGATCCCGAGTTTGGTGAGCGCCATCATGGGTTTCAAGACTCCGCGCGGATGCAGCAGAGGCGCCGTCCGAAGCAGCACCACACGTGTCTCCGGACCCGCCTGCAGTGCGGTCCGTTCCCAATCAACGCACAGACCCGCGAGAAACGTCCTCCCCGCGTCATCCTGTTCGGTGAGAGGCTGGCCGGGCCGTGTCCCGTAGAAACCCGTGGCTGAGGCCGACAAAAACGCCGGAGCGTCAGCCCCGAGCTGCCGCAGCGCTCCCGCAAGTTCGCGGGTGGGAGTGAGTCGGGATTCACGAAGCGTCGTTCGGTACGCGGGAGTCCATGGGAGGCGCCCAATGCTCGCGCCATTGAGTCCGACCACGGCGTCCGCGCCCGCAAGGTGCGCCGGGTCGAGCGGTCCCTTGCCGGTGAGCCACTCGACCTCGTCGCTGGTGCGCGGTGGTCGCCGCACGAGCGTTGTGACGCCGATGCCGTCAGCGCGGAGCGAGCGTGCGAGCGCAGCGCCGATGAGCCCCGATCCTCCGGCGATCACCACCTGGGTCGTGCTCATGCTGCGCTCCTGTCTGCCACGGTGCGTCAGAGTCTACTCCGGCGCGTCCTTCCTGCTGAGCTTTGACGGCCACCAGATCTTCTTACCGATATCCGTCGCAAGCGCGGGCACGAGCATGGAGCGCACAACGAAGGTGTCGAGCAGCACGCCAAACGCGACGATGAACGCGAGTTGCACCAGGAACAGGATCGGGATCACCGACAGCGCCGCGAAGGTCGCTGCGAGCACGAGGCCCGCCGAGGTGATCACGCCGCCGGTGATGGTCAGACCGCGGAGAATGCCCTCGCGGGTGCCATGCTTCTGAGATTCTTCTCGAACTCGGGTCATCAGGAAGATGTTGTAGTCGATCCCGAGCGCGACAAGGAACACGAAGCCGTAGAGCGGCACCACGGGGTCGGCTCCCGGGAACTGGAAGATCCCGTTGAACACGAGCGCGGAGACCCCGAGCGCGGTGCCGAAGGACAGCACCGTCGTCAAGATCAGTAGAACCGGCGCGAGGATCGAGCGTAGGAGCAGCATCAAGATGAACAGGATGACCACCAGAATCACCGGGATGATAAGGTTTCGATCGTGGATCGACGCCTGCTTCGTGTCGACCGCTGTCGCGGTGACGCCACCGACGATCGCACTCGATCCGGTGAACTCAGCACGGAGATCAGCGACCGTAGCGGAGGCCGCATCTGAGTCTGCGGCGTCGGTCAGTGTGCCCTGGAGCAGGACCCTGCCGTCAATTTCCGTGGGAGCCGGGGCCGGGGTACCCGGAGGGCCAAATGCCTGGATGCCGTCGGCCGTGACCGGCGCGCTTCCGCTCGGGGAATCGGCGCTCGTGACCGCCACCGAGTCGATGCCCTTGGTCGCGAGCATGGTGTCTGCGGCCTGCTGCAGTTCATCCGCGTTCACGAGGACATAGGCCGGGCTGCCTGATCCGCCAGGGAAGTGCTCACCGAGGGCCGCTTGACCATCTCGGGCTTCAGAGCTACCGAGCACCAGATCAGACTGGGGCACGCCGTCGGCCTTGAGCTGGGTCAGGCCCAGCGCGCCCACCGCAAGGACAATCGTCGTGATGATCCAGATGGCGCGCGGCTTCTTCGTAATGAAGCCGGCGACCCAGTGCCACAGCCCCTTGGAGGGCATGCCGTTTTCTGCGGTGACGACCTCGGGCTCAAAGTGTGGGCGGCGCGGCCAGTAAGCGGCACGGCCAAAGGTAAACAGGAGCGCCGGGAGCAGGGTCAGTGCCGAGAGCATCGCAAACAGGATGCCGAACGCGGCAACCGGGCCGAGAGTGCTGTTGGACTTCAGGTCGCTGAGCAGCAGGCACAAAAGGCCCGCGATCACGGTGCCGCCGGAAGCGAGGATCGGTTCAAACGAGCCTTTGATTGCGCCCTTGATTGCGGCTCCCTTGTCTTGCACTTTGCGCAGCTCTTCTCGGAACCGCGCCACAACGAGCAGGGAGTAGTCGGTGGCGGCACCGATCACGAGAATAAAGAGGATGCCCTGTGTCTGCCCGCTGAGGAGCAGCACACCCGCCTTGGCGAGATTCCAGACAACGAGCAGCGCGACACACAGCGCGAAGAGGCTCGTAAAGAGCACCACCACGGGGAGGAGGAGTGAACGGTAGACGACGATCAAGATGATGAACACCGCGCACAGCGCGACAAGCAGCAGAATGCCGTCGATACCTGCGAACCCAGCTACAAGGTCGGCGGTGAATCCCGCAGGGCCTGTCACGTAGACGCTGACGCCCTCGGGGACTTCCTCGCGGAGGGTCTCGCCGACCTGATTAACCACTTCCGCGACTTCGGAGTCCGCATCGATCGGCACAAAAACCTGGGCTGCTTTGCCGTCCTCAGAAGGGAGGACGGGGGAGACTCCGCTGCGAACGCTCTCGATTGACTCAAGATCCTTGGCGGCTTCCGCAATCCCGGAGCTCTGCGCGGTGGTCAGTCTGTCGCTCGACTCGAAAACGATGACGGCGGGGATCGTGCCCTCGCCAAGGTAGTCGCCGAGCACTTTCTGGACCTCGGTGGCCTCCGCTGATTCGGGTAGGTAAGCGGTCTGATCGTTTGAAGAGACCTCTTCGATCTTGCCAAAGAGCGGTCCGCCAAGTCCGGCTCCGACGAACCAGATCAGGATCAGCACTGCGGGAAGAAACACGCGCAGCCAGCGGAATTTGGTACGGCCAGATTTGCCGTTCTGCGGCTGGTTCATGGTCTACCCCTATCACGATGATCACATATAGCTAGATAAGCTAGTTAAAGTTACCACCACAGGTGACCGATGTGCTATTCCTCTTCGAGTCTTTTTCGGCGGCGTCATACAGTCGTTATATTCGGGCTGAACATGTCGCTCCAGTGCCGTGCTTTACCGAGCCTGCATTTCAGTACCGAACCTGCGGTCAGTACCTGCAGGCTCGGCAGTGAAACGCAGGCTCGGCGGCGTTCTGGCCTAGCCAGCGAGCGCGGCAAACTTCGCCCGAATGCCCTCCTCGTTCCATGACCACACGTCATCCCCGCGCAACACCACATCGGCGCCGCCGTCGCAGTAGATCGTCTGGCCGCAGCAGTGCGTGTTCTCAACGGACGTCAACCAGATCAACAGATGTGCGATACTCTCGGGCCCCTGATGCGAGTTCAGGGGCATTGGCACTGCCGCGTCAACCATGGCGACGCCTTCCGGGGTGGTCAGGAGATCGGCTGTCATTGGGGTGAGGACGGTGCCGGGGCCGACCGCGTTCAGTGGGATCCCCGCCCCTGCCCACCGAGCGGTCGGTGCCTCGCGTCGCACCCAGCGTGAAATGGCTTGCTTGGAAGCCGAGTAGATGAGGTTGGCGGTCGCCGGATCGGCTTCGAGGGTGGATGCGATGCTCATGCTCATCGTCTCGTCGCCAGACAGCATTGCCTCCACGAGTGGTGGTGCTGTTGGCTGCGTCGATGCGATCGAAGAAATGAGAGCGACTCGTGGCGCGGGGGAGAGGGTGAGTGCGGGCTGCATCGCCTCCAGGAACTCCGTCATGCCAAAGAAATTGACGGCGGCCGTGATGCGTTTGGGGATCGCGAGTCCGGCGCAAGCGATGACCGCGTCGACCGTACCGCCGGCGATCCGTGTTGCTTCGGCGGCGGCAGCGAGGCGGCCTTCGCGGCTCGAGAGGTCGCCGACCACCTCTGTGCCCTTGAGGTCAACGCCAATGACGGTGTTGCCTTGCTCGACAAGTATCTGGGCGGTGGTCTTGCCGATTCCGGATCCTGCGCCGGTGATGACATATGTGCGTGACATGGTGTGTCCTTTCAGTGTGGGGATGGGGTCGTCTCGGTGCTGATATTGCCGAGAAAGCGCTGCATAAGCGCCGTGAGGGTGGCGACCTCTGTGGGATCCCAGGTCGCCGTGGCCTCCGCGACCATCTCGACGCCTGCCTGCACGAGGCGGCGGTAGGTGTCCGTTCCATGCGGGGTAAGGGTGACGGTGACTGAGCGGCGATCGCCCTCGGGTGTGGCGCGGGTGACGAGCGCGGCCTGTTCAAGGCGCGCGATCAGTTTCGACGTTGAGGGCGGCTGAGGTGGAGCCCATCGGCGAGTGCGCTTGGGCGCGCGGTGCCGCCCAAGAGGCCGAGAGCGTACAGCGCGTTCACGGCAACGGGGTCGAGTGTGACCCCGCACCCCGCGGTGATGCGGCGTTGGAAATCGAAAGAAGACCAGCGTGACATGAGCCCGGTCAGGGAAATGAGTAGCGGTTCATGCTGTGTGGCGTGTGGTTCGGCCATGTACTGACCCTAGGGTAAATAGTTGCTTCAGGCAACTATTTACCCTAGGTGAGCATCAGGGCGAGCCTCGCAGCCCATCCTGATGGCGGTCGCGCAGGCCGCAAGGCGGGGATATCCAAGCTGGTAGGCGGAGAATCGAGTGATCCGCCTTGATTTGGCTTTTCCATTGGTCTGCCTTGTCTACGTAGTGCTCTGGGTCCTGTTTTTGAGTGCGAATGCGAGGAACACCGCCCCATCCAGATAGTGTTGTTACCGCTGGTAGCCGAATGAGCGACCCGTGGGGGTGTGACGTGATCGAGTTTGAACACGTATCAAAGGTGTACCCCGGTGGCTCAGAGGCCGTCGGCGATTTTTCGTGCGTGATCCCGTCGCGTCGAACCGTGGTGTTCGTCGGTTCATCGGGATCCGGCAAGACCACACTCTTGCGCATGGTCAACCGCATGGTCGATCCAACCTCCGGACGGGTGATGATCGACGGTGAGGACGTGCGATCACGCAACCCTGTCGAACTGCGTCGCTCAATCGGCTATGTGCTGCAGCAGGGGGGCCTTCTCCCGCATCGCACCGTGCTCGACAACGTCGCGACGGTGCCCGTGCTCCGCGGAGTGTCTCGGGCGACCGCCCGCAGCAATGCGCTCGGGCTCCTCGAACGGGTGGGACTCGATCCCGCGCTCGGCAAGCGCTACCCGGGCCAACTCTCCGGCGGGCAACAACAGCGCGTGGGGGTGGCCCGTGCGCTCGCCGCAGACCCGAATATCCTGCTCATGGATGAGCCGTTCGGAGCCGTTGACCCCATCGTCCGGCGGGATCTGCAGCGGGAGCTGATTCGCCTGCAGGCCGAGCTCAGCAAGACGATCGTCTTTGTGACGCACGATATTGAGGAAGCGTTCCTGCTCGGCGACGAGGTGCTGGTGCTGCGGGAGGGCGGCCGCATCGCACAGCAGGGTACGCCCTCGGAAATCATGGCTTCTCCGGCCGACGACTTCGTCCGCAGTTTCGTCGGCGCGGATCGTGCGGAGCGTGAACTGAACACTGTCGAGGTAGACGGCCGCAGGCTCGTGATGGATGGCGATGGCCGCCCGGTGGGGGTACTCGCGCCGTGACCTGGCTGCTTGCCAATTGGCAACAGGTGATTGACCTCGCTGTCGATCACCTGTTGCTCAGCCTTCCCGCGATCCTACTGGCCGTCCTGATCTCGATCCCCATCGGCCGCTTTGCCTTCAGGCGGCCCCGCGTCGGTGGCCCGCTGTTGTCGGTCGCGACCCTGGCGTATGCGATCCCGGCGCTACCGCTATTGGTCATTGTGCCCGCGATCCTCGGTGTTCCTCTGCGGTCCTGGCAAAACATGGTCGTGGTGCTCACGATTTACGGCATCGCGCTGCTGGTGCGCACCACCGCGGATGCCTTCGCCTCCGTCGACGCTGAACTGCGCGACGCTGCTGTTGCGGAGGGCTTCTCGCCGCGGGGACTGTTTTGGCGGGTCGACCTGCCGCTGGCGATCCCGGTCATTATCTCGGGGGTCCGCGTCGTCTCCGTCTCGACCGTCAGCCTCGTCACCTTGGGGGCGCTCATCGGGGTATCGAGCCTCGGAAGGCTCCTCACCGACGGGTTTCAGCGCGGGATCGCCGCAGAAATCTGGACGGGCGTCATCGTGACGGCTCTGCTCGCTCTCGCGATTGATGGGATCGTGGTGCTGATCGGACGCCTCCTGACGCCGTGGGCGCGGCTGCGGCGATCCGGGCGATCACTCCGGTCTCCCTTGCCAGCCACGCCCGCCTCACCGAGGGCCGAGTCGTGAATCTCTTGAGCGACGCGCTCGCCTGGCTCTTCGACCCGCTGCACTGGCAGGGTGCGGCGGGGATCCCGTCACGCACGCTGCAGCATCTCGCGATTACTGCACTGACACTCGTCATCGCCTCCGTGATCGCGCTGCCGACGGGGGTCTTGATCGGACACACGCGGCGCGGCTCCGGGTTCATTGGTGGCCTCAGCGGTGCCGCGCGCGCGTTGCCGACCCTCGGGCTTCTGACGCTCTTCGGGTTGGCCTTCGGGATCGGGCTCACCGGGCCGTTGTTCGCTCTGATTGTTCTCGCGATCCCGTCACTACTCGCAGGGGCCTACGCCGGGGTACAGGCCATCGATCCCGATGTGCCGGCCGCCGCGAAAGCGATTGGCTTCAGCGCCCGCCAGGTGATTTTGCGCGTTGAGCTGCCGCTCTCTCTGCCTGTGATGATCGGCGGGATCCGCGCCGCAACGCTGCAGGTGGTGTCGACGGCGACGCTTGCCGCGTACACCGCAGATTTTGGGCTCGGGCGCTACATCTTCACCGGACTGCTGACTCGTGACTACCCGCAGATGCTCGCGGGGGCGTTGCTGGTAATTCTCCTCACCCTTGCGCTGGAACTGGTGCTCGCCGCCTGCCACCGCGCGGCAAAGTCTGCCTATCTGAACCGATCCACCGCGTGAAAGGCCCCGTCATGACTGACCAGACACCGCGCACACCGCGCACCGCAGCCAAGATTCTCGCCGCAGTGTCGCTTGTGGGTGCGCTCGCGCTCGCGGGCTGCGCGGCGAGCGACCCGCTCGCCGGAGACAACGGTGGCGGTGATGCCTCGCGTGACACGATCGTGATCGCTTCTCAGACCTACTATTCCAACGAGATCATTGCCGAAGCGTACGCGCAGGCGTTGGAAGCTGCTGGCTACTCGGTCGATCGACAGTACCGGATCGGGCAGCGGGAGGTGTACCTCACCGAGGTCGAAAACGGGGCTATCGACCTGATCCCCGAGTACAGCGGGAATCTGCTGCAGTACTGGGTGCCAGACACCGAGGCGCGCCTCAGCGATGATGTCTATGCCGAGCTGGCCGCAAACACCCCGAAGGGGCTGCGGGTGTTGGATCAGTCTCCCGCAACCGACCAAGACGCGTACATGGTGACCCGTAAATTTGCAGACACCTGGAAACTGAAAACCATTGCGGATCTGAAGAACGTGACGGTGCCCCTGACGCTGGGATCCACGTCCGCGTCAGAGGCCAGGCCCCACGGTACAGCAGGCCTGGCCGAGGTGTACGGTATCGACGGCGTGGCGTTTACGCCGATTGAAGACAGCGGCGGGCCGCTAACCGTGAAGGCGCTGAAGGACGGCACCGTCCAGTTCGCAATCATGTACACCGCGGATCCCAGCGTGCTTGAAAACGGTCTCGTCACGCTCGAAGACACCAAGGGTGTATTTCTTGCCTCCCACGTCGTTCCGCTCGCGAGTGACCGGGTGGACGCTGCGGCCGCGAAGATCGTGAATGACATCAGCGCCGCCATGTCGCCGGAGGACCTGGTCGCGCTCGGTTCCCAGAGCGTCAACGAACAGCGCGCGGCGGCAGACATCGCCGCACAGTGGCTCACGGAGAAGGGCCTGCTGCGGTGATCCGCCGTGAACAATAGGATGGCCCGTATGCACACGCTCACTGCAGATCTCGCGATCATTGGCTCAGGTTCAGGCAATTCGTTGATCACCCCGTTCTGGGATGACAAGAATGTGGTGCTGGCCGAGAAAAGCACGTTTGGGGGGACCTGTCTCAACGTCGGGTGCATCCCGACCAAGATGTTTGTGCGGCCCGCAACGCTTGCGCGCGCGCCCGAGGAAGCCGCGCGCGTGAACGTGACGCAGCACACCGACGGGGTCGATTGGCCCGCGCTCCGCGACCGCGTGTTCTCCCGGATCGACGCGATCTCGGAGGCGGGCGAGCGCTATCGCAGGGACGAACTCGACAATGTCACACTCGTGTCGGAGCGGGTGCGGCTCTCGGGGACGCACGCGTTTGTGGCGGACGGCGGCACCCGTGTCGAGGCTGCGCAGCTGGTGATCGCTGCCGGATCCCGCCCGCTCACACTCGACGTGCCGGGCATCGATCTGCCGCAGGTTCACACGTCCGATTCGGTGATGCGGCTCGACGAGCTGCCCGCGCGAGTACTGGTCGTGGGGGTGGATACATCGCGAGCGAATTCGCGGGGATCTTCTCCGGGCTCGGATCCGAGGTGCTGCAGGTGATCCGCGGCGAGCAACTCATGCGGCACCTGGATCATGACATCTCGGCACGGTTCACGACGGAAGCTGAGCAGCACTGGCAGATACGTCGACAGAGTGAACTCGCCGCAGTGCGGCCCGGACCCGGCAACCGCGTCACTGCCGAACTCACCGGGCCCGCGGGGGTGGAGTCGTGGCAGGCCGACGTGATCCTGATCGCGATTGGCAGACGCCCCAACTCTGATCTGGTGGGCGCCGCCGAGGCCGGGCTTGATCTGCACGACGACGGCCGCATTGTGGTCGACGAGTTTCAGCGGGTGCTCTCGGGTGGCGAGGCCGTGCCCGGGCTGTATGCGCTCGGGGATATTTCTTCGCCGCATCAGCTGAAGCACGTCGCCAATCACGAGGCCCGGGTGGTCGCGCACAATCTGGAACATCCCACCGATTTGCGCAGCTCGCGGCAGGACGCCGTGCCCGCGGCGGTGTTCAGCTACCCCGAGCTCGCCCAGGTTGGGCTGACGGAGGCGGAGGCCCGCGCGGAGATCGGTGCTGCTCACGTCACCACCAAGATCCAGCATTACGGTGATGTCGCCTACGGCTGGGCGATGGCTGAGGAGGCGGGCATCTGCAAAGTCATCGCAGATCGTCGCGACGGCCGGATCCTGGGTGCGCACATTTTCGGCTATCAGGCGTCGAACCTGATTCAGCCGATCATCACCGCGATGAGCTTCGGGATCGATGCTCACACCTTCGCCCGCGGCCAGTACTGGGTCCACCCGGCGCTGATGGAGGTCGTGGAGAACGCGCTGCTCGGCCTCGAGGTGCCCGTGGGGCCTCGCCCGCCCCTCTAGCCCTGTCCCAACAATGCCCGTCGAGAACATATGGTCTCGGCGACCCGCCACCGTTTCGGCGCGATTTTGATGGCGGCTCGGCGGCTTGATGGCGGCTCGCTGGAACAGTTGGGATCATCGACCCTGTGCTCTGCGGCAGGGCTACGCTGGAGGTATGAGCACGCGAGCCGAAACCATTGAGTTCCTCACCGACCAGTTGAGCGCACTTCCCAACATTCGCTCGAAACAGATGTTTGGCGAGTATGCCCTGTACTGCGACGAGAAGGTGGTCGCGTTTGTGTGCGACGATGAGCTCTTCATTAAACCGACGGAGGAGGGTCGCGCCTACATCGGTGAACCGGAGGAAGCGCCAGCGTATCCCGGTTCGAAGCTGTACTACCGGGTGAGCGGCGACCGCTGGGAAGATCGGGAGTGGTTGACCGGCCTGATCGATACGACCGCCGCGGCCCTGCCGCTGCCAAAGCCCAAGAAGCCGCGGAAGCCTAAGGCTTAGCGGGCTCCTGTCTGGGGAGCACCGGAAAAATGTAGTCCGTGTTCAGCGGTGCCATGTCCGGGCGGGCGATCGCGGGATCCACCCACTCGAGATACTCGATCTCGGCGCGGGGAACAGCCCTCGCCGCAGGCGCGACGAAGGGGTGCTCGAACACCGCCGCCTCCACCGTGTGGCCAGGCTCGTTCGCGGCGCTCGCGCGAAACACTCCAAGTGGGCGCAGCCTGCTGGCGTCGAGGGGCACTCCGAGCTCCTCCGCAAATTCGCGGACCGCCGTGTCTCGCGGATCCTCACCCGCTTCATGCTTCCCGCCGGGCAGCATCAGTGAGCTCGTACCGCGCTTGCGCACATTGAGTACGCGGCCCTGTTCGTCGCGCATGACGACGGCGCTCACGCGGATGATGCGTCTCGCATCCCCACTCATGCCTCGGCTCCTGACTCGTGCGACAGCGCCGCATAGCTCTCTGGGTTCAGACGGTCCGCGATCACTGGAAACTCAGCGCGCACCGTGTGTGCCTGGGCGGGATCAACGTCCACGATCAACACTTCCTCGCCGGCGCCGCACTCTCCAAGCACGCGTCCCGAGGGGTCGACCACGCGGCTGAAGCCGCCAAGTTCGACGCCGTCCTGGGTGCCGCAGGCGTTACACGCGAGGATCCACAGTTGATGCTCCACCGCACGCGCCTGGGTGAGGATGCGCCAGTGCTCTCGCCTCGCTGCGGGCCATGCCGCCGGCACCACCACGGTTTCCGCGCCGCGCGCGCTCAGCTCCTGCCACAGACCCGGAAACCGCAGGTCGTAGCAAGTCGTGCTCGCGAGCGACCCAAGCGGGCTCGCCTGCACGTTCAGGGTGGTGCCGGGAGTGAGCAGCGCCGCTTCGAGCGACTGATATCCGAACACGTGGATCTTCCGGTAGGTCTGCGTGATGCGGCCCGAGGAATCAATCACCACCGCGGT
Proteins encoded:
- a CDS encoding SDR family oxidoreductase codes for the protein MSRTYVITGAGSGIGKTTAQILVEQGNTVIGVDLKGTEVVGDLSSREGRLAAAAEATRIAGGTVDAVIACAGLAIPKRITAAVNFFGMTEFLEAMQPALTLSPAPRVALISSIASTQPTAPPLVEAMLSGDETMSMSIASTLEADPATANLIYSASKQAISRWVRREAPTARWAGAGIPLNAVGPGTVLTPMTADLLTTPEGVAMVDAAVPMPLNSHQGPESIAHLLIWLTSVENTHCCGQTIYCDGGADVVLRGDDVWSWNEEGIRAKFAALAG
- a CDS encoding MMPL family transporter, which codes for MNQPQNGKSGRTKFRWLRVFLPAVLILIWFVGAGLGGPLFGKIEEVSSNDQTAYLPESAEATEVQKVLGDYLGEGTIPAVIVFESSDRLTTAQSSGIAEAAKDLESIESVRSGVSPVLPSEDGKAAQVFVPIDADSEVAEVVNQVGETLREEVPEGVSVYVTGPAGFTADLVAGFAGIDGILLLVALCAVFIILIVVYRSLLLPVVVLFTSLFALCVALLVVWNLAKAGVLLLSGQTQGILFILVIGAATDYSLLVVARFREELRKVQDKGAAIKGAIKGSFEPILASGGTVIAGLLCLLLSDLKSNSTLGPVAAFGILFAMLSALTLLPALLFTFGRAAYWPRRPHFEPEVVTAENGMPSKGLWHWVAGFITKKPRAIWIITTIVLAVGALGLTQLKADGVPQSDLVLGSSEARDGQAALGEHFPGGSGSPAYVLVNADELQQAADTMLATKGIDSVAVTSADSPSGSAPVTADGIQAFGPPGTPAPAPTEIDGRVLLQGTLTDAADSDAASATVADLRAEFTGSSAIVGGVTATAVDTKQASIHDRNLIIPVILVVILFILMLLLRSILAPVLLILTTVLSFGTALGVSALVFNGIFQFPGADPVVPLYGFVFLVALGIDYNIFLMTRVREESQKHGTREGILRGLTITGGVITSAGLVLAATFAALSVIPILFLVQLAFIVAFGVLLDTFVVRSMLVPALATDIGKKIWWPSKLSRKDAPE
- a CDS encoding ABC transporter permease, which translates into the protein MTWLLANWQQVIDLAVDHLLLSLPAILLAVLISIPIGRFAFRRPRVGGPLLSVATLAYAIPALPLLVIVPAILGVPLRSWQNMVVVLTIYGIALLVRTTADAFASVDAELRDAAVAEGFSPRGLFWRVDLPLAIPVIISGVRVVSVSTVSLVTLGALIGVSSLGRLLTDGFQRGIAAEIWTGVIVTALLALAIDGIVVLIGRLLTPWARLRRSGRSLRSPLPATPASPRAES
- a CDS encoding NUDIX hydrolase yields the protein MSGDARRIIRVSAVVMRDEQGRVLNVRKRGTSSLMLPGGKHEAGEDPRDTAVREFAEELGVPLDASRLRPLGVFRASAANEPGHTVEAAVFEHPFVAPAARAVPRAEIEYLEWVDPAIARPDMAPLNTDYIFPVLPRQEPAKP
- a CDS encoding ABC transporter substrate-binding protein; translated protein: MTDQTPRTPRTAAKILAAVSLVGALALAGCAASDPLAGDNGGGDASRDTIVIASQTYYSNEIIAEAYAQALEAAGYSVDRQYRIGQREVYLTEVENGAIDLIPEYSGNLLQYWVPDTEARLSDDVYAELAANTPKGLRVLDQSPATDQDAYMVTRKFADTWKLKTIADLKNVTVPLTLGSTSASEARPHGTAGLAEVYGIDGVAFTPIEDSGGPLTVKALKDGTVQFAIMYTADPSVLENGLVTLEDTKGVFLASHVVPLASDRVDAAAAKIVNDISAAMSPEDLVALGSQSVNEQRAAADIAAQWLTEKGLLR
- a CDS encoding TIGR01777 family oxidoreductase, with amino-acid sequence MSTTQVVIAGGSGLIGAALARSLRADGIGVTTLVRRPPRTSDEVEWLTGKGPLDPAHLAGADAVVGLNGASIGRLPWTPAYRTTLRESRLTPTRELAGALRQLGADAPAFLSASATGFYGTRPGQPLTEQDDAGRTFLAGLCVDWERTALQAGPETRVVLLRTAPLLHPRGVLKPMMALTKLGISGPLGTGTQIWPWISLEDEVRAIRHLIDSDVAGPVNLCGPTPATATDIGAELARTLRRPFLLPAPAWALRLGLGRDTAESLLLTDANTAPRVLEAAGFTFAHPRAADAITAAMSHRS
- a CDS encoding TfoX/Sxy family protein codes for the protein MSTRAETIEFLTDQLSALPNIRSKQMFGEYALYCDEKVVAFVCDDELFIKPTEEGRAYIGEPEEAPAYPGSKLYYRVSGDRWEDREWLTGLIDTTAAALPLPKPKKPRKPKA
- a CDS encoding ABC transporter permease, with the protein product MGAAAAIRAITPVSLASHARLTEGRVVNLLSDALAWLFDPLHWQGAAGIPSRTLQHLAITALTLVIASVIALPTGVLIGHTRRGSGFIGGLSGAARALPTLGLLTLFGLAFGIGLTGPLFALIVLAIPSLLAGAYAGVQAIDPDVPAAAKAIGFSARQVILRVELPLSLPVMIGGIRAATLQVVSTATLAAYTADFGLGRYIFTGLLTRDYPQMLAGALLVILLTLALELVLAACHRAAKSAYLNRSTA
- a CDS encoding ABC transporter ATP-binding protein codes for the protein MIEFEHVSKVYPGGSEAVGDFSCVIPSRRTVVFVGSSGSGKTTLLRMVNRMVDPTSGRVMIDGEDVRSRNPVELRRSIGYVLQQGGLLPHRTVLDNVATVPVLRGVSRATARSNALGLLERVGLDPALGKRYPGQLSGGQQQRVGVARALAADPNILLMDEPFGAVDPIVRRDLQRELIRLQAELSKTIVFVTHDIEEAFLLGDEVLVLREGGRIAQQGTPSEIMASPADDFVRSFVGADRAERELNTVEVDGRRLVMDGDGRPVGVLAP